Proteins co-encoded in one Podarcis muralis chromosome 12, rPodMur119.hap1.1, whole genome shotgun sequence genomic window:
- the AHR gene encoding aryl hydrocarbon receptor, producing MNPSVTYASRKRRKPVQKIVKPSPPEGAKSNPSKRHRDRLNAELDRLASLLPFPQDVIAKLDKLSVLRLSVSYLRAKSFFDVALKSSSSAKSDRNGIQESGRTIKPRETMLEGELLLQALNGFVLVVTSDALIFYVSSTIQDYLGFQQSDIIHQSVFELIHTEDRPEFQRQLHWALNPVHSTDSGQIMQGDNGFSQSATYYNPEQLPPENSSFMERNFICRLRCLLDNSSGFLAMNFQGRLKFLHGQNKKGKDGTSISPQLALFAVATPLQPPSILEIRTKNFIFRTKHKLDFTPTGCDAKGRIVLGYTEAELCMRGTGYQFIHAADMLYCAENHVRMMKTGESGMTVFRLLTKENRWAWVQANARLVYKNGRPDYIIATQRPLTDEEGAEHLRKRNMKLPFVFATGEAVLYEVMFQPPGLMDSSQAKVKSSIGKGASSKATLRKESVDPNSLLGAMLQQDESVYLCPPAPNKISFERNLFADTWDELGSMMACDWQDNVLPVRNNSILKQEQTECPQESNLMLPEDSVGLFQDNKNSELYNIMKTLGVDFEDIKCFQQDEEFFKNELSGADDIRDIDITDEILTYVQESLNKSDLLYSGCQQQQQPMVQNSTCLMQQQLEQQQKQQPGVEQQQQQQQQLCQKMKHMQVNGMLANWNSVSSMPLNPSQQQTQPYVFSGMQEVTQEFPYKSEVNTATYACRQEFIPYKQPTSMVSQLSDFTQIDFPVGSFDRSSYSGSSGLEDFLSCLQQVPESQPCGVNSQQVIVTPQTCYAGAVSMYQCVSETQPNSTEQMQYNPVVSGQQALLSKFQNSFNGGNMNDAYPPQLDVVNTQPGTHLQPLHHPAESRSFSDLASSGFM from the exons AGTCTCCTGCCATTCCCTCAGGATGTTATTGCCAAGCTGGATAAACTGTCTGTGCTTAGGCTCAGCGTTAGTTACCTACGAGCCAAAAGTTTCTTTGATG tTGCACTAAAATcatccagttctgcaaagtctgaCAGAAATGGCATTCAAGAAAGCGGCAGAACTATTAAACCTAGAGAGACCATGCTTGAAGGAGAACTTTTACTACAG GCATTAAACGGCTTTGTGCTGGTGGTCACATCAGATGCACTCATATTTTATGTTTCTTCTACAATCCAGGATTACTTGGGTTTTCAGCAG TCTGATATTATACACCAGAGTGTATTTGAACTAATTCACACGGAAGACAGACCAGAATTTCAGCGCCAGCTTCACTGGGCTCTGAACCCCGTACATTCTACAGATTCTGGACAGATAATGCAAG GTGATAATGGCTTTTCACAGTCAGCAACATATTATAACCCAGAGCAGCTACCTCCAGAGAATTCCTCTTTTATGGAACGAAACTTCATCTGTAGATTACGCTGTCTCTTGGATAATTCATCTGGGTTCTTG gcCATGAATTTTCAAGGGAGACTAAAGTTTCTCCATGGACAGAACAAGAAAGGAAAGGATGGCACTTCAATATCCCCCCAATTGGCTTTGTTTGCAGTGGCTACTCCACTtcagcctccatccattcttgAAATACGTACCAAAAACTTCATCTTCAGAACTAAGCATAAGCTAGACTTCACACCTACAGGATGTGATGCAAA AGGCCGAATTGTGCTGGGTTACACTGAAGCAGAACTATGCATGAGAGGAACAGGATACCAGTTTATCCATGCAGCTGATATGCTTTATTGTGCTGAGAATCATGTCCGAA TGATGAAGACTGGAGAGAGTGGTATGACTGTGTTTCGACTTCTTACCAAAGAAAATCGATGGGCCTGGGTTCAAGCAAATGCACGCCTGGTTTACAAAAATGGGAGACCAGATTATATTATTGCTACACAGAGACCTCTTAC aGATGAAGAAGGGGCAGAGCATTTACGGAAGCGGAACATGAAGCTGCCCTTCGTGTTCGCGACAGGTGAGGCTGTGCTCTATGAAGTGATGTTTCAGCCGCCTGGCTTAATGGATTCTTCTCAGGCAAAGGTTAAAAGCAGCATTGGGAAAGGAGCTTCTTCTAAGGCTACACTGCGCAAAGAATCTGTTGATCCCAATTCACTTCTGGGTGCAATGTTGCAGCAAGATGAATCTGTGTATCTCTGCCCACCTGCTCCAAATAAAATTTCCTTTGAGAGGAACCTTTTTGCGGACACCTGGGATGAACTGGGTAGCATGATGGCCTGTGATTGGCAGGATAATGTTTTACCAGTGAGGAATAACAGCATTCTGAAACAGGAGCAGACTGAGTGCCCCCAGGAAAGCAACTTGATGCTTCCTGAAGACAGCGTGGGACTTTTTCAGGATAACAAAAACAGTGAACTGTACAACATCATGAAAACTCTGGGTGTTGACTTTGAAGAtataaaatgttttcagcaggatgaagagttttttaaaaacgaaCTTTCTGGGGCAGATGATATTAGAGACATAGATATAACTGATGAAATCTTGACCTATGTTCAGGAGTCTTTAAACAAGTCTGACCTCTTGTATTCGGGTtgccagcagcaacagcagcccatGGTTCAGAACTCTACTTGTTTaatgcagcagcaactggagcagcagcagaagcaacaaccaggggtggagcagcagcagcagcagcagcagcagctgtgtcaGAAGATGAAGCACATGCAGGTCAATGGGATGCTCGCAAACTGGAACTCTGTCAGCAGCATGCCCCTTAACCCTTCACAGCAACAGACACAGCCGTATGTCTTTTCTGGCATGCAGGAAGTAACTCAGGAGTTCCCTTACAAATCTGAAGTCAACACAGCAACATACGCTTGTAGGCAGGAGTTCATTCCCTACAAGCAGCCAACCAGCATGGTGTCACAGCTTTCAGATTTTACACAGATAGACTTCCCAGTAGGAAGCTTTGACAGATCATCCTATTCAGGGTCTTCTGGTCTGGAGGATTTTCTCAGTTGTTTGCAGCAGGTTCCGGAAAGCCAGCCTTGTGGAGTAAACTCTCAGCAAGTTATAGTAACTCCACAGACGTGCTATGCAGGTGCTGTGTCAATGTATCAGTGTGTATCTGAAACTCAACCAAACAGCACAGAACAAATGCAGTATAATCCTGTGGTATCTGGACAGCAAGCATTGCTAAGCAAG TTCCAGAATAGTTTTAATGGAGGAAATATGAATGATGCATATCCACCGCAATTAGATGTTGTCAACACCCAGCCTGGAACACATCTTCAGCCTCTTCATCATCCAGCGGAATCCAGATCTTTCTCTGATTTGGCATCCAGTGGTTTTATGTAG